The Streptomyces sp. NBC_00576 genome contains the following window.
ATCTCGTCGTGGGTACGGGACCTGCCGAAGCCGGAACGGAAGCGGACCACGGAGGAGGCCTCGGCGATCGCGAAGCGAGGCTGGGAGACAACGATGCAGAAACGGGAGGAGGAGCGACAGAAGACCAAGCAAACCGCGGCTACCGCAATCGGCGAACTGTCCGACCGTGAACTGTTCGTCGCAGGCGTCGCCCTCTACTGGGCCGAGGGCTCGAAGGACAAGTCCTACGACCGGCGTGAGCGAGTCACCTTCGTCAACAGCGATCCCAACGTGATCAGCCTCTTCCTGGCCTGGCTCAACCTCCTCGAAGTCGAACGGGAACTCATCAGGTACCACTTGATGATCCACGAGTCGGCCGATGTAGAAGCGGCCGAGAAGTACTGGTCAGACCTGGTCCAGGTTGACCGCAGCACGTTCGGCAAGACGGTCCTGAAGCGACACAACCCAAAGACGGTGCGCAAGAATACGGGCGCCGACTACCGCGGCTGCCTTGCACTCACCGTGCGACAAAGCTCTGAGCTGTACCGTCGCATCGAAGGCTGGTGGTACGGCATAGTAGGGGCCGCAACTGAGCTCGATTCCAAGAATCGGACTTAAAGGGCGAGCTATCCCGGGTCGTCTAACGGCAGGACAAACGGTTTTGGTCCGTTGAATGAGGGTTCGATTCCTTCCCCGGGAGCCCGACCAGTGTGGGCCCTGACAACTCAGTCAGGGCCCACTCTCATGTCCCCCACGAAACGCCCCGGTATCCTGCGGATGTCCGCCCCGCCCCCTCCGCAGCCGAAGGGCACCACCCGTGAGCGCCAATCGCCCCGCCGCCGTAGTCGTACTCGCAGCGGGTGAGGGCACCCGTATGAAGTCGGCCACACCCAAGGTCCTGCACGAACTCTGCGGCCGTTCCCTGGTGGGTCATGTGCTCGCCGCCGCACGCGAGTTGGACCCCGAGAACCTGGTCGTCGTCGTGGGGCACGCCCGTGAGAAGGTCACCGCCCATCTGACGGAGGCCGACACCGGTGTCCGTACCGCCTTCCAGGCGCAGCAGAACGGCACCGGTCACGCCGTACGCATGGGACTCGAAGAGCTCGGCGGAACCGTCGACGGAACCGTGGTGGTCGTCTGTGGCGACACCCCGCTGCTCACCGGGGCAACCCTCCGCACGCTCGCCGCGACCCACTCCTCCGACGGCAACGCCGTGACCGTGCTGACCGCCGAGGTGCCGGACGCGACCGGGTACGGGCGGATCGTGCGGGACGGGGCATCGGGCGCCGTGACGGCGATCGTGGAGCACAAGGACGCGACCGACTCGCAGCGGGCGATCCGTGAGATCAACTCCGGTGTCTTCGCCTTCGACGGGCAGTTGCTCGCGGACGCGCTGGGGAAGGTGCGGACGGACAACAGCCAGGGCGAGGAGTACCTCACCGACGTACTCGGGATCCTGCGTGAGGCCGGGCACCGCGTCGGGGCCTGCGTGGCCGCCGATCACCGGGAGATCGCCGGGATCAACAACCGGGTGCAGCTGGCCGAGGCGCGTCGGATCCTGAACGACCGGCTGCTGACCGAGGCCATGCTCGCCGGGGTGAGTGTGATCGATCCGGCCAGCACGTGGGTCGATGTGACGGTCACCTTCGAGCAGGACTCGATCGTCCACCCGAACACCCTGCTCCAGGGCTCCACGCATCTCGAGGAGGGCGCCGAGGTCGGGCCCAATTCCCGGCTGAAGGACACCCGGGTGGGGGCGGGAGCGCGGCTGGACAACACCGTGGCCGACGGCGCCGTGGTGGGGGCGCAGACGACCGTGGGGCCGTACGCCTATCTGCGGCCGGGTACACGTCTGGGCGTCAAGTCCAAGATCGGTACGTACGTCGAGACGAAGAACTCGTCGATCGGTGACGGAACCAAGGTGCCGCATCTGTCGTACGTCGGAGACGCGACCATCGGTGAGTACACCAACATCGGTGCCGCCAGTGTGTTCGTGAACTACGACGGCGAGGCCAAGCATCACACCACTGTCGGGTCGCACTGCAAGACGGGGGCGGACAACATGTTTGTGGCGCCTGTCACGGTCGGAGATGGTGCGTACACCGCAGCCGGCTCGGTGATCACGAAGGACGTGCCGCCCGGTTCACTGGCCGTGGCCCGAGGCCAGCAGCGGAATATCGAGGGCTGGGTGACTCGTAAGCGTCCCGGGAGTGCACCAGCGAAGGCTGCCGAGGCGGCTTCCCGGGAGCCGGGCAACGAAAGCTGACCGGAAACAGTCCGGTCCGACTCGGGCTACCGTGATAGATGCACACCCGCACACCCCCAGCTGAGCAGGCCTCTCAGGGCTGATCACGGCTGAGACACCTCCGAGGAGACAGTGCTGTGACCGGGACCAAGACGACCGGCGAGAAGAAGAAGATGATGTTCTTCTCCGGCCGCGCCCACCCCGAGCTTGCCGAGGAGGTCGCCCAGCAGTTGGGGGTCGGGGTTGTCCCGACGAAGGCCTTCGACTTCGCGAACGGTGAGATCTACGTTCGTTACGAGGAGTCGGCGCGTGGCGCGGACTGCTTCGTGATCCAGAGCCACACGGCTCCGATCAACCAGTGGATCATGGAACAGTTGATCATGATCGACGCGCTGAAGCGCGCGTCGGCTCGTTCCATCACCGTGATCGTGCCGTTCTACGGTTACGCGCGGCAGGACAAGAAGCACCGTGGGCGTGAACCGATCTCGGCGCGTCTGGTCGCGGATCTGATGGCGACGGCGGGCGCGGACCGCCTTCTCACCGTGGATCTGCACACGGACCAGATCCAGGGCTTCTTCGACGGCCCGGTCGATCATCTCTTCGCGCTGCCGCTGCTCGCGGACTACGTGGGCGCCAAGGTGGACAAGGGCAAGCTGACGGTCGTCTCGCCGGACGCGGGCCGCGTGCGGGTGGCCGACCGCTGGTGCGACCGGCTGGGTGCGCCGCTGGCGATCGTGCACAAGCGGCGCGACAAGGACGTGGCGAACCAGGTGACCGTCCACGAGGTCGTGGGTGAGGTCAAGGGTCGCGTGTGCGTTCTCGTCGACGACATGATCGACACCGGTGGGACGATCGTGGCGGCGGCGGACGCGCTGTTCGCGCACGGCGCCGAGGATGTCATCGTCACGGCCACCCACGGTGTGCTGTCCGGCCCTGCCGCCGACCGTCTGAAGAACTCGCGGGTGAGTGAGTTCGTGTTCACGAACACGCTGCCGACGCCGGGTGAGCTGAGCGCCGACCTGGACAAGATCAAGGTGCTGTCGATCGCGCCGACGATCGCGAGTGCGGTGCGTGAGGTGTTCGAGGACGGTTCGGTGACGAGCCTGTTCGACGAGCAGTAGGCCCCCAGGCCTACGACCGGCTCTCCCGCTCACTGGCTTACCGGGATCTGCTGGATCGCTTCTGCATGATCGATTTTTCTACGGCCTCCTCCGCCGAGTAGTCTGTGCGAGTTGCTCGGCGAGGGAGGCCGTACCCGTGTCATTCACGGGGCCGGTGATCCGTTATCGACGCGCTCTTCGTAGCAGGCCGTTCGTGGCCGGGTGACCTGTCCGTCTCTCACCCGTACGAGGAGTGAAAATGTCCGAGGTAAAGCTCGCCGCCGAGACCCGCAACGAGTTCGGCAAGGGTGCCGCCCGCCGTATCCGCCGTGACAGCAAGGTTCCCGCCGTTGTGTACGGCCACGGTGCCGACCCGGTCCACGTCACGCTGCCGGGCCACGAGCTCCAGCTCGCCCTGCGTACCCCGAACGTCCTGCTCACCCTGGACATCGAGGGCAAGACCCAGCTGGCGATCCCGAAGGCCGTGCAGCGCGACGCGCTCAAGGGCTTCCTCAAGCACGTCGACCTGCTGCTGGTCCGCAGCGGCGAGAAGGTCAACGTCGAGGTCTACGTCCAGACCGAGGGTGAGCTGGCCCCCGGCGCCTACCTGCTCGAGCACGTGCTGAGCACGCTGACCGTCGAGGCCGAGGCCACGCACATCCCCGAGTCCGTCACCGTGTCCATCGCAGGCCTGGAGGCCGGTGCCTCCATCCTCGCCAAGGACATCCCGCTGCCCGAGGGCACCACGCTGGCGATCGACGAGGACGCGGTCGTCCTCCAGGTCCTGTCCGCGCAGGCCGAGGAAGCGCCCGCCGAGGGCGAGTCCGCGACCACCGAGGCCTGATTTCCCCGGAGTCTCAGTCCGTCGGCCGCCGTTCCCACCAGGGGCGGCGGCCGACGCGTATCAAGGAGAGATGGACGTGACGACCGACGCGGGCGCCCCCTGGCTGGTTGTGGGGCTCGGCAATCCCGGGCCGGAGTACGCGATGAACCGGCACAACGTGGGGTTCATGGTGGCCGACCTGCTGGCGGGACGGATCGGCGGGAAGTTCAAGCGGGCCGGGAAGGCGCAGGCGCAGGTCGTCGAGGGGCGCATCGGCCCGCCGGGACCGGGCAGCCGTCGGGTGATCCTGGCGAAGCCGATGTCGTACATGAACCTGTCGGGCGGCCCGGTGAACGCGCTGCGCGAGTTCTACAAGGTGCCCCTCGACCATGTCGTGGCGGTCCATGACGAACTGGACATCGACTACGGGGTCCTGCGGCTGAAGCTGGGCGGCGGGGACAACGGCCACAACGGTCTGAAGTCGATGACGAAGGCGATGACCGCGGACTACCACCGGGTGCGGTTCGGGATCGGGCGCCCTCCGGGCCGTATGCAGGTGGCGGATTTCGTGCTGAAGGACTTCGCGTCGGCGGAGCGCAAGGAGCTGGACTACTTCGTGGACCGTGCAACGGACGCGGTGGAGTCCCTGGTGATCGAGGGCCTGGAGCGGGCGCAGAGCACGTACAACTCCTGACAATTCCCGAGGCTTCTCGAAGGTTGCCGAGAATTTGCTGTGAACCTCCGGGGCGGGCGGGCGCCCGGCGATACGTGCGTACAACTCCCGACTTTGCCGGGCAGGAGTTGACCGATCGCCCGACCATGGCCAATGATCCCGGCCATGCCAGCCACCGCCCACCGGCGCAAGTCCGCCCCCGCCACCCCGCGGCTCGGGGGTCTTGGGCGTTTCGGGCGGTTCGCGGTGATGGGTACGGTCGCCGCGCTGATCCTGATCGCGGGTGTGTGGGCGTCCTGGGGGACGGCCCAGCACGTGGTGCTCAGCAAGGGGCGCGAGCAGGGCACGATGACGGTGTCGGAGTGCGAGGACGACGTCTGTACCGGGTCGTACCGGCCGGTGTCGGTGGGGTCGAAGGCGCGGGGCCGGGTCGTGCTGGACCAGTCGGTCGGAGTCAGCGAGGGCGAGACGTACACCGTGGTCGTGAAGCCCGGCAGCCGTGATGTGGTGCGGTCGGGGCCGGCCGGTTTCCTGTACGCCTGGGTGCCGCTGGGCGGCGCGCTGCTGCTCGCGTCGGTCGTGGTGGCGGGCGGGCTGGGGCTGACCCGGACCGGCTGGGCGCTGGCCGGTTCGGGAATCGCACTGGTGACGGCGGCTTTCATGGCCCTCTGAGCGGATTCGACTGTGGAGAATCTGTACGTTCTCTGTTCGTGATTGACCGCAGGTCAGGCGGGGCACGATGCTGAGCCGCCCCCTCCACATCTTCCACGCTCGACTCTCGAAGATGGACTGCCCCATGCGCACACTCATCCGCGCCGGCGCGCTGACCGCCGGCGTCTCGGCCGCGCTGTTCCTCGCCCCGGCTGCCCACGCTCTCCCCTTTGCCACAGTTTCTGGTGACAACGGCACCGTCAAGATCCACGACGCCACCACCGGCGAGGAGCTCCACCAGAACGAGCCCCACGTCTGCACCTTCTACCTCGACGCCTTCGGCTTCGACGCCGTGCAGGAGGTCGACTGGCACATCGAGTCGTGGGCCCCGACCGCTGCGGTCAAGGGCACGACCGTGAAGTCCGGCGAGATCACGCTGGATGCCGAGGGCCATGGCCGTACGGATGACCTGTCGCTGCCCGACGGGCACTACAAGCTGTTCTGGAACTTCGAGGGCGAGAACGGCGCCGCCAAGCACAAGGTGTTCTGGACGGATTGCACGGACTCCGGCGGCACCGACGGGGGCGGCGCGACACCGTCCTCCTCACCCTCCTCCTCGTCGTCTTCGTCGTCTCCTTCACCGTCTGCTTCGTCGACGGATCCGGACGGGGCAACGGCCTCCCCGAGTGCGTCCGAGGCCGGTTCCGGCACGACGGCGGACCCGTCCGCGTCCCCTTCCGCTCAGGGCGGCGGCACGGGTGATCTCGCGGAGACCGGCAGCAGCGCCCCGGCGGGCCTGCTGTCCGCCGCCGCGCTCGCGCTCGTCGGCACCGGTGGCTACCTGATGCTGCGCCGCCGGAGGGCAGCCGGCAACTGACGTACGTACGCACATACGTACGGGTGTTCGTACGACATGA
Protein-coding sequences here:
- a CDS encoding terminase gpP N-terminus-related DNA-binding protein, translating into MEHSCGKYADFEGLRERAVALRREGLSRRQIRDRLHVDNNDILNRLLEGEPPPDWTKRPNAKDDLRHQARELRLQGWTYDRIQVELGCSKGSISSWVRDLPKPERKRTTEEASAIAKRGWETTMQKREEERQKTKQTAATAIGELSDRELFVAGVALYWAEGSKDKSYDRRERVTFVNSDPNVISLFLAWLNLLEVERELIRYHLMIHESADVEAAEKYWSDLVQVDRSTFGKTVLKRHNPKTVRKNTGADYRGCLALTVRQSSELYRRIEGWWYGIVGAATELDSKNRT
- the glmU gene encoding bifunctional UDP-N-acetylglucosamine diphosphorylase/glucosamine-1-phosphate N-acetyltransferase GlmU, whose product is MSANRPAAVVVLAAGEGTRMKSATPKVLHELCGRSLVGHVLAAARELDPENLVVVVGHAREKVTAHLTEADTGVRTAFQAQQNGTGHAVRMGLEELGGTVDGTVVVVCGDTPLLTGATLRTLAATHSSDGNAVTVLTAEVPDATGYGRIVRDGASGAVTAIVEHKDATDSQRAIREINSGVFAFDGQLLADALGKVRTDNSQGEEYLTDVLGILREAGHRVGACVAADHREIAGINNRVQLAEARRILNDRLLTEAMLAGVSVIDPASTWVDVTVTFEQDSIVHPNTLLQGSTHLEEGAEVGPNSRLKDTRVGAGARLDNTVADGAVVGAQTTVGPYAYLRPGTRLGVKSKIGTYVETKNSSIGDGTKVPHLSYVGDATIGEYTNIGAASVFVNYDGEAKHHTTVGSHCKTGADNMFVAPVTVGDGAYTAAGSVITKDVPPGSLAVARGQQRNIEGWVTRKRPGSAPAKAAEAASREPGNES
- a CDS encoding ribose-phosphate diphosphokinase gives rise to the protein MTGTKTTGEKKKMMFFSGRAHPELAEEVAQQLGVGVVPTKAFDFANGEIYVRYEESARGADCFVIQSHTAPINQWIMEQLIMIDALKRASARSITVIVPFYGYARQDKKHRGREPISARLVADLMATAGADRLLTVDLHTDQIQGFFDGPVDHLFALPLLADYVGAKVDKGKLTVVSPDAGRVRVADRWCDRLGAPLAIVHKRRDKDVANQVTVHEVVGEVKGRVCVLVDDMIDTGGTIVAAADALFAHGAEDVIVTATHGVLSGPAADRLKNSRVSEFVFTNTLPTPGELSADLDKIKVLSIAPTIASAVREVFEDGSVTSLFDEQ
- a CDS encoding 50S ribosomal protein L25/general stress protein Ctc, whose product is MSEVKLAAETRNEFGKGAARRIRRDSKVPAVVYGHGADPVHVTLPGHELQLALRTPNVLLTLDIEGKTQLAIPKAVQRDALKGFLKHVDLLLVRSGEKVNVEVYVQTEGELAPGAYLLEHVLSTLTVEAEATHIPESVTVSIAGLEAGASILAKDIPLPEGTTLAIDEDAVVLQVLSAQAEEAPAEGESATTEA
- the pth gene encoding aminoacyl-tRNA hydrolase codes for the protein MDVTTDAGAPWLVVGLGNPGPEYAMNRHNVGFMVADLLAGRIGGKFKRAGKAQAQVVEGRIGPPGPGSRRVILAKPMSYMNLSGGPVNALREFYKVPLDHVVAVHDELDIDYGVLRLKLGGGDNGHNGLKSMTKAMTADYHRVRFGIGRPPGRMQVADFVLKDFASAERKELDYFVDRATDAVESLVIEGLERAQSTYNS
- a CDS encoding LPXTG cell wall anchor domain-containing protein, with the protein product MRTLIRAGALTAGVSAALFLAPAAHALPFATVSGDNGTVKIHDATTGEELHQNEPHVCTFYLDAFGFDAVQEVDWHIESWAPTAAVKGTTVKSGEITLDAEGHGRTDDLSLPDGHYKLFWNFEGENGAAKHKVFWTDCTDSGGTDGGGATPSSSPSSSSSSSSPSPSASSTDPDGATASPSASEAGSGTTADPSASPSAQGGGTGDLAETGSSAPAGLLSAAALALVGTGGYLMLRRRRAAGN